One window of Equus caballus isolate H_3958 breed thoroughbred chromosome 3, TB-T2T, whole genome shotgun sequence genomic DNA carries:
- the LOC100630148 gene encoding metallothionein-4, translated as MDPRECSCMSEGICLCGDNCKCTTCNCKTCRKSCCPCCPPGCAKCARGCVCKGGSDKCSCCP; from the exons ATGGACCCCAGGGAATGCTCCTGCATGTCTG AAGGAATCTGCCTCTGTGGAGACAACTGCAAATGTACAACTTGCAACTGTAAAACATGTCGAAAAA GCTGCTGTCCCTGCTGCCCACCAGGCTGTGCCAAGTGTGCCCGGGGCTGCGTCTGCAAAGGGGGCTCGGACAAGTGCAGCTGCTGCCCCTGA